In Harpia harpyja isolate bHarHar1 chromosome Z, bHarHar1 primary haplotype, whole genome shotgun sequence, a single window of DNA contains:
- the FOXB2 gene encoding LOW QUALITY PROTEIN: forkhead box protein B2 (The sequence of the model RefSeq protein was modified relative to this genomic sequence to represent the inferred CDS: inserted 1 base in 1 codon), with amino-acid sequence MPRPGKSSYSDQKPPYSYISLTAMAIQHSAEKMLPLSDIYKFIMERFPYYREHTQRWQNSLRHNLSFNDCFIKIPRRPDQPGKGSFWALHPDCGDMFENGSFLRRRKRFKVLRPEHHLPXRRRGGRRGGRRRPRQASGAPPAHGALLPSAPAAAFSPYGSSQPSGFKHPFAIENIIGRDYKGVLQAGGLPLASVMHHLGYPVPSQLSSVVSSMWPHVGVMDSVAGVSVSPDYGPFGVPVKALCHPPAQTMPAVPVPIKPAPAMPAAPAIPALTVAASQICPAATPAAASLLEQTASNTPEGKGPLHSVLVHS; translated from the exons CCCTGACGGCCATGGCCATCCAGCACTCGGCCGAGAAGATGCTGCCCCTGAGCGACATCTACAAGTTCATCATGGAGCGGTTCCCCTACTACCGGGAGCACACGCAGCGCTGGCAGAACTCCCTCCGCCACAACCTCTCCTTCAACGACTGCTTCATCAAGATCCCCCGCCGCCCCGACCAGCCGGGCAAGGGCAGCTTCTGGGCGCTGCACCCGGACTGCGGGGACATGTTTGAAAACGGCAGCTTCCTCCGCCGCCGCAAGCGCTTCAAGGTCCTGCGCCCCGAGCATCAcctgc ggcggcggcggggcgggcggcggggcgggcggcggcggccccggcaaGCCTCCGGCGCCCCCCCCGCACATGGTGCACTACTTCCATccgcacccgccgccgcc TTCTCTCCCTACGGCAGCAGCCAGCCCTCGGGCTTCAAGCACCCCTTCGCCATCGAGAACATCATCGGCAGAGATTACAAGGGTGTGCTGCAGGCCGGCGGGCTGCCGCTGGCCTCGGTGATGCACCACCTGGGCTACCCGGTGCCCAGCCAGCTCAGCAGCGTGGTGAGCTCCATGTGGCCGCACGTGGGGGTGATGGACTCCGTGGCCGGCGTGTCCGTGTCCCCCGACTACGGACCCTTTGGGGTGCCCGTGAAGGCGCTCTGCCACCCGCCGGCACAGACCATGCCCGCCGTCCCGGTGCCcatcaagccggcgccggcgatgccCGCCGCCCCGGCCATCCCCGCTCTGACGGTCGCCGCCTCGCAGATCTGCCCCGCCGCTACCCCGGCCGCTGCTTCGCTGCTGGAACAGACCGCGAGCAACACCCCCGAGGGCAAGGGTCCCCTCCACTCCGTCCTGGTGCACTCCTAA